A stretch of the Poseidonibacter parvus genome encodes the following:
- the gpmI gene encoding 2,3-bisphosphoglycerate-independent phosphoglycerate mutase: protein MTNKTILVITDGIGHNESSDFNAFSQAKTPTYDNLFKNTPYSLIHTYGKHVGLPNGQMGNSEVGHMTIGSGRVLYQDLVKINIAIEENTLKDNKVFKDCMNASNNIHLVALLSDGGVHSHISHVIAMAKIAKTENKKVFIHMITDGRDVAPDSAKKYIQEIINICDENIKIATIAGRYYTMDRDNRWDRIQKGHDAIAFANPKTLLSPIDFVESSYKKDIYDEFIIPTAFNDYEGLKDNDSIIFCNFRSDRMREISSVFAGNDFSHFTKFTEKLNIATMTQYDKNIPIPILFPKETPKNTLAEVISNAGLNQLHTAETEKYAHVTFFFNGGVEEPFLNETRVLTPSPNVATYDLQPEMSAPQVGENVRAAMDDNTDFIVVNFANGDMVGHTGSFEASKKAVEAVDFELGLIIQKVKEQRYNLILTSDHGNCERMRDEDGNTLTNHTVGDVYCFIISEKVKEVKSGSLNNIAPTVLKLMDLQIPEEMDETLIKS, encoded by the coding sequence ATGACAAACAAAACTATTCTTGTGATTACTGATGGTATTGGACATAACGAATCATCAGATTTTAATGCTTTTTCGCAAGCTAAAACTCCTACTTATGATAATTTATTTAAAAATACACCATATTCACTAATACATACATATGGTAAACATGTTGGTTTACCTAATGGCCAAATGGGTAATTCTGAAGTTGGACATATGACAATTGGTTCAGGAAGGGTTTTATATCAAGATTTAGTAAAAATAAATATCGCCATTGAAGAAAACACATTAAAAGATAATAAGGTTTTTAAAGATTGTATGAATGCCTCTAATAATATTCATTTAGTTGCACTCTTAAGTGATGGAGGAGTTCACTCTCATATTAGCCATGTTATTGCAATGGCAAAAATTGCAAAAACAGAAAATAAAAAAGTTTTCATTCATATGATAACAGATGGAAGAGATGTAGCACCAGATAGTGCAAAGAAATATATACAAGAAATAATCAATATTTGTGATGAAAATATTAAAATTGCTACTATTGCAGGTAGATATTATACAATGGATAGAGATAATAGATGGGATAGAATACAAAAAGGTCATGATGCCATTGCCTTTGCAAATCCAAAAACTTTATTATCTCCAATTGATTTTGTTGAAAGTTCATATAAAAAAGATATTTACGATGAGTTTATTATACCAACAGCTTTTAATGATTATGAAGGATTAAAAGATAATGATTCAATAATCTTCTGTAATTTTAGATCAGATAGAATGAGAGAAATATCATCTGTATTTGCAGGTAATGATTTTTCACATTTTACAAAATTTACTGAAAAATTAAATATTGCAACTATGACACAATATGATAAAAATATTCCAATACCTATTTTATTTCCAAAAGAAACACCAAAAAACACTCTGGCTGAAGTAATATCAAATGCAGGTCTAAATCAACTTCATACAGCTGAAACTGAAAAGTATGCACATGTAACTTTTTTCTTTAATGGTGGAGTTGAAGAACCATTCTTAAATGAAACAAGAGTTTTAACTCCGTCTCCAAATGTAGCAACTTATGATTTACAACCTGAAATGTCAGCACCACAAGTTGGAGAAAATGTAAGAGCTGCAATGGATGATAATACTGATTTTATAGTAGTTAATTTTGCAAATGGTGATATGGTAGGCCATACAGGTAGTTTTGAAGCAAGTAAAAAAGCAGTTGAAGCAGTAGATTTTGAACTAGGACTTATTATTCAAAAAGTTAAAGAGCAAAGGTATAATCTAATTTTAACGTCTGATCATGGAAACTGTGAAAGAATGAGAGATGAAGATGGAAATACTTTAACAAACCATACTGTAGGTGATGTTTATTGTTTTATTATATCAGAAAAAGTTAAAGAAGTAAAAAGTGGAAGTCTAAATAATATTGCTCCAACTGTATTAAAACTAATGGATTTACAAATACCAGAAGAAATGGATGAAACTTTAATAAAAAGTTAA
- a CDS encoding ATP-binding cassette domain-containing protein, translating into MLNIEIQKLKVKSQEKILLDISFKITKSTALIGESGSGKSLTLKALLNLLPSSLDCEKEINSNFDLDFNSIGFIPQNPFTSLSPMTKINKQFFCKKEKKEEVLKLVDLDTWVLDKFPSQLSGGQIQRVIIAIALSKEIKFLLLDEPTTALDIENRNNIINLVDNLRKDLKILILFVTHDIESVKDICEEIVIIKNGLIIEQGNTKSVLSNPTHDYTKTLINSTFKNKDFRK; encoded by the coding sequence ATGCTAAATATTGAAATACAGAAACTAAAAGTAAAAAGCCAAGAAAAAATCTTGCTTGATATATCTTTTAAAATCACAAAATCAACTGCATTAATTGGTGAAAGTGGAAGCGGTAAATCTTTAACATTAAAAGCTTTACTAAATCTTTTACCAAGCTCACTAGATTGCGAAAAAGAAATCAATTCAAATTTTGACTTAGATTTTAATTCAATTGGTTTTATTCCTCAAAACCCTTTTACTTCATTATCTCCAATGACTAAAATTAATAAACAATTCTTTTGCAAAAAAGAAAAAAAAGAAGAAGTATTAAAATTAGTTGATTTGGATACTTGGGTATTAGATAAGTTCCCAAGTCAATTAAGTGGTGGACAAATACAAAGAGTAATAATAGCAATAGCATTAAGTAAAGAAATCAAATTTTTATTACTTGATGAACCTACGACTGCTCTTGATATTGAAAATAGAAATAATATTATCAATTTAGTTGATAATCTAAGAAAAGATTTAAAAATACTAATTCTTTTTGTAACACATGATATTGAATCAGTAAAAGATATTTGTGAAGAGATAGTTATAATTAAAAATGGACTTATAATAGAGCAAGGAAATACAAAAAGTGTTTTAAGTAATCCAACACACGATTATACAAAAACATTAATAAACTCAACATTTAAAAATAAAGATTTTAGGAAATAA
- a CDS encoding transglycosylase domain-containing protein codes for MIKYIFGFFLLVGLVIAGWLYNLYEEIKHDIDVVINYAPKQSTQFFDKNGKLIANTFVGENREYVKYDDIPARIVEGLVAIEDTQYFEHIGINPDAISRAIIKDIKARAFVEGASTLTQQLVKMLVLSSEKKIIRKIKEALLAIRLETILTKEEILERYLNNVYFGHGYYGVRTAARGYFNKDLYELSLKEMAILVGLPRAPSFYAPTKNLKISLARANQVITRLNTLGWINKEQYERAIKEVPTIHKQTLTKNKAPYVVDYVLKLLKDDIPDIKSGGYKIKLTVDLDAQEIAQKALNNSHKEAVKRDLAIRKKTKKLDNDSYIKNLNGAVVSIESSTGKILALVGGIDYKKSMFNRAVQSKRQPGSAIKPFLYQIGLNEGLNPASELVDISRTYDYKVNNVNKKWQPKNYGGNFKGVVNLRESLVYSRNLSTINLVTDTGVGIVYKGLEEYGFSNLPNDLSITLGTMSVSPLEFSEYFSAFANNGTKVKPYIIEQITNKAGETITFEPQTTPINTPEQTFLITSILKDVVTRGTATRAKVSGIELAGKTGTTNKNVDAWFAGYSPSIQTIIWFGNDDNTPMRRTETGGKIAAPVFSYFYKNYLESHPEIPRRFIKPTKVYSSKINGKTEYYTDVSPLPEIEIVIPPENPGEEVIEF; via the coding sequence ATGATTAAATATATTTTTGGCTTTTTCCTGCTTGTAGGATTAGTTATTGCAGGATGGCTATATAATTTATATGAAGAAATTAAACATGATATTGATGTAGTAATAAATTATGCACCAAAACAAAGTACACAATTCTTTGATAAGAATGGAAAGTTAATTGCAAATACTTTTGTAGGAGAAAATAGAGAATATGTTAAATATGATGATATTCCAGCAAGAATAGTTGAAGGACTAGTAGCAATTGAAGATACACAGTACTTTGAGCATATTGGAATAAATCCTGATGCAATTAGTAGAGCGATTATTAAAGATATAAAAGCACGTGCTTTTGTTGAAGGAGCTAGTACTTTAACTCAACAATTAGTAAAAATGTTAGTTTTATCAAGTGAAAAAAAGATTATTAGAAAAATTAAAGAAGCACTTCTTGCAATTAGACTTGAAACAATACTTACAAAGGAAGAAATATTAGAAAGATATTTAAATAATGTATATTTTGGTCATGGATATTATGGAGTAAGAACAGCAGCAAGAGGATATTTTAATAAAGATTTATATGAATTATCATTAAAAGAAATGGCAATTTTAGTAGGACTTCCAAGAGCTCCTAGTTTTTATGCACCTACTAAAAACTTAAAAATATCACTAGCAAGAGCAAATCAAGTTATTACAAGATTAAACACACTTGGTTGGATTAATAAAGAACAATATGAAAGAGCAATAAAAGAAGTACCAACAATTCATAAACAAACACTTACAAAAAATAAAGCACCTTATGTTGTTGATTATGTTCTTAAACTATTAAAAGATGATATTCCTGATATTAAATCAGGTGGATATAAAATTAAACTTACAGTTGATTTAGATGCACAAGAAATAGCGCAAAAAGCATTAAACAACTCACATAAAGAAGCTGTAAAAAGAGATTTAGCAATAAGGAAGAAAACTAAAAAGCTTGATAATGATTCATATATTAAAAATTTAAATGGAGCTGTAGTTTCAATAGAAAGTAGTACAGGTAAAATTTTAGCACTAGTAGGAGGTATTGATTATAAAAAATCAATGTTCAATCGTGCAGTCCAATCTAAAAGACAACCAGGAAGTGCAATAAAGCCTTTTTTATATCAAATAGGTCTAAATGAAGGATTAAATCCAGCTTCTGAACTTGTTGATATTTCAAGAACTTATGATTATAAAGTAAATAATGTAAATAAAAAATGGCAACCAAAAAACTATGGTGGAAATTTCAAAGGAGTTGTTAATCTTCGTGAATCTTTAGTATACTCAAGAAATCTATCTACAATTAATCTTGTTACTGATACAGGAGTTGGAATTGTTTATAAAGGTTTAGAAGAGTATGGATTTAGTAATTTACCAAATGATTTATCAATCACACTTGGAACAATGTCTGTATCTCCATTAGAATTTAGTGAATACTTTAGTGCATTTGCAAATAATGGAACAAAAGTAAAACCTTATATTATTGAACAAATTACAAATAAAGCAGGAGAAACAATTACCTTTGAGCCACAAACTACACCAATAAACACTCCTGAGCAAACATTTTTAATAACATCAATACTAAAAGATGTTGTTACAAGAGGAACAGCAACAAGAGCAAAAGTTTCAGGAATTGAATTAGCAGGAAAAACAGGTACAACAAATAAAAATGTTGATGCTTGGTTTGCAGGATATTCACCTTCAATTCAAACAATAATTTGGTTTGGTAATGATGATAATACTCCAATGAGAAGAACAGAAACAGGTGGTAAAATTGCAGCTCCTGTCTTTTCATACTTTTACAAAAACTATCTAGAATCACATCCTGAAATTCCTAGAAGATTTATTAAACCAACAAAAGTTTATTCATCTAAAATAAATGGGAAAACTGAGTATTATACTGATGTTTCTCCACTACCCGAAATTGAAATTGTTATTCCTCCTGAAAATCCAGGAGAAGAAGTAATCGAGTTTTAA
- the glnA gene encoding type I glutamate--ammonia ligase, with translation MGKFVNNTEEFFKYCEENEVKFVDFRFTDMKGMWHHISYMMSAVTQDQLNFGMPFDGSSVDAWQPINKSDMILKPDVGTSFLDPFTADSTIIMICDVYDIYKGEMYEKCPRSIAKKALTHLSESGIGDAAYFGPENEFFIFDDVKIVDNINESYYKVDSEEGEWASSTDYEGGNMGHRPGTKGGYFPAQPTDSMVDLRAEMMLVLEQVGLEVILGHHEVAQAQGEIGIVFGDLIEAADNVQKYKYVCKMVAHLNGKSCTFMPKPLYGDNGNGMHVHQSIWKDGRNLFYTEGEYGNLSEMARHYVGGVFKHARAVAAFTNPSTNSYKRLIPGFEAPSILTYSSQNRSASCRVPYGAGEKATRIEMRFPDSTACPYLAFAAMLMAGLDGIKNKYEPIGPMDEDLFEMSLSEIRERKIPQMPHTLRGSLEALIRDNDFLQPVFTKEMVDTYQEYKFDTQVLPDEARPTAFEFKSTYSC, from the coding sequence ATGGGTAAATTTGTTAACAATACAGAAGAGTTTTTTAAATATTGTGAAGAAAATGAAGTAAAGTTTGTAGATTTTAGATTTACAGATATGAAGGGAATGTGGCATCATATTTCTTATATGATGAGTGCAGTTACTCAAGATCAATTAAATTTTGGTATGCCTTTTGATGGTTCATCTGTTGATGCTTGGCAACCAATTAATAAATCAGATATGATTTTAAAGCCAGATGTTGGAACTTCTTTCTTAGATCCTTTTACTGCTGATTCAACTATTATTATGATTTGTGATGTTTATGATATCTATAAAGGTGAAATGTATGAAAAATGTCCAAGATCTATTGCTAAAAAAGCATTAACACACTTAAGCGAGTCTGGTATTGGTGATGCTGCATACTTTGGACCAGAAAATGAATTCTTTATTTTTGACGATGTGAAAATTGTTGATAATATTAATGAATCATACTACAAAGTAGATTCTGAAGAAGGTGAATGGGCTTCGTCAACTGATTACGAAGGTGGAAATATGGGTCACAGACCTGGAACTAAAGGTGGTTATTTCCCAGCACAACCAACTGATTCAATGGTAGATTTAAGAGCTGAAATGATGTTAGTTCTTGAGCAAGTTGGATTAGAAGTAATTTTAGGACACCATGAAGTTGCACAAGCACAAGGTGAAATTGGTATTGTATTTGGAGATTTAATTGAAGCTGCAGATAATGTACAAAAATATAAATATGTATGTAAAATGGTTGCACACTTAAATGGTAAATCTTGTACATTTATGCCTAAACCACTTTATGGTGATAATGGTAATGGTATGCATGTTCACCAATCAATTTGGAAAGATGGTAGAAACTTATTCTATACAGAAGGTGAATATGGTAACCTTTCTGAAATGGCTAGACATTATGTTGGTGGTGTATTTAAACACGCTAGAGCAGTTGCTGCATTTACTAACCCTTCAACTAACTCATACAAAAGATTAATTCCAGGATTTGAAGCACCTTCAATCTTAACTTATTCTTCTCAAAATAGATCTGCTTCTTGTAGAGTTCCTTATGGTGCTGGTGAAAAAGCAACTAGAATTGAAATGAGATTCCCAGATTCAACTGCTTGTCCTTACTTAGCATTTGCTGCTATGTTAATGGCTGGACTTGATGGAATTAAAAATAAATATGAACCAATTGGTCCAATGGATGAAGATTTATTTGAAATGTCTTTATCTGAAATTAGAGAAAGAAAAATCCCTCAAATGCCTCATACTTTAAGAGGTTCATTAGAAGCATTAATCAGAGATAATGATTTCTTACAACCAGTATTTACTAAAGAAATGGTAGATACTTACCAAGAGTACAAATTTGATACACAAGTTCTACCTGACGAAGCTAGACCAACAGCATTTGAATTTAAATCAACTTATTCTTGTTAA
- the hisJ gene encoding histidinol-phosphatase HisJ produces MRVDLHNHTTLCNHASGTTEEYILRAIELGIDVYGFSDHAPMNYDPKYRMDISSKPLYEKEILDLKDKYKKDIEILLAYEVDYLDGYLLDEILNAKVDYLIGSVHFLKNKNDMWGFDNPEFIGVYESKDIDTIWSEYFDAIEAMAKTNLFDIVGHLDLIKVFKFLPKKDIRLLAKNALIAIKKSNMALEINPAGLRKPIKETYPSRTLLELAYELDINITFGSDAHAVDQVGFKYEEVKSLAQDIGFTKCLTFSNRDSKLVQF; encoded by the coding sequence ATGAGAGTAGACTTACACAATCATACAACATTATGTAATCACGCAAGTGGTACTACAGAAGAATATATATTAAGAGCAATTGAATTAGGAATTGATGTTTATGGCTTCTCAGATCATGCACCTATGAATTATGATCCAAAGTATAGAATGGATATATCTTCAAAGCCTTTATATGAAAAAGAAATATTAGATTTAAAAGATAAATATAAAAAAGATATTGAAATATTATTAGCTTATGAAGTTGACTATTTAGATGGATATTTATTAGACGAAATACTAAATGCTAAAGTTGATTACTTAATAGGTTCTGTTCATTTCTTAAAAAATAAAAATGATATGTGGGGTTTCGATAATCCTGAATTTATTGGAGTATATGAATCTAAAGATATTGATACTATTTGGAGTGAATATTTTGATGCTATTGAAGCAATGGCAAAAACTAATCTTTTTGATATTGTAGGACACTTAGATTTAATTAAAGTATTTAAATTTTTACCAAAAAAAGATATTAGATTATTAGCTAAAAATGCACTTATTGCTATTAAAAAATCTAACATGGCTTTAGAAATTAATCCTGCTGGTTTAAGAAAGCCAATAAAAGAAACATATCCTTCAAGGACTTTACTTGAATTAGCTTATGAATTAGATATAAATATAACATTTGGTTCTGATGCACATGCTGTAGATCAAGTTGGTTTTAAATATGAAGAAGTAAAATCACTTGCTCAAGACATAGGCTTTACTAAATGTTTAACTTTTTCTAATAGAGATTCGAAACTAGTACAGTTTTAA
- a CDS encoding diguanylate cyclase: MSIKYKVLVIDDSISIGKTLKNLIESNINIEVYIAKTKKESAQLILEYKGKFDVILADLGLPDAPNGEVVDFLAKFTTPIVILTGSDNIDIENNFRNKNIVDYIVKDGISALQYAASIVNRIIKNQYIKILVVDDSKTFLKQAEDFINRYKLIPLLSTNGEDALKTLKENKDIKIVLTDYLMPKMDGIELTKRIRSNYSKDELSIIVTSNASDSRIPSKFLKLGANDFLYKGFSKEEFFVRINSNLEIIELFEDMKNKVNKDYMTGLYNRRYFFEFGKKIYEDNKKANKSLALSIIDIDNFKNINDSYGHDVGDEAIKEVAKILNKNIISNSLIARLGGEEFCILFYNRTKDEIEKLLEVIRRNFENNFIEINELKINYTVSIGCSFEYGKNIDDMLQLADKGLYDAKKNGRNQVRYR, encoded by the coding sequence ATTAGCATAAAATATAAAGTATTAGTTATTGATGATAGTATATCAATAGGAAAAACCTTAAAGAATTTAATTGAAAGTAATATAAATATTGAAGTTTACATTGCTAAAACAAAAAAAGAAAGTGCACAATTAATTCTTGAGTATAAAGGAAAGTTTGATGTAATCTTAGCTGATTTGGGTTTACCTGATGCTCCTAATGGTGAAGTAGTTGATTTCTTGGCTAAATTTACTACACCAATTGTAATTTTAACTGGTTCTGATAATATTGATATTGAAAATAATTTTAGAAACAAAAACATTGTTGATTATATTGTAAAAGATGGTATTTCAGCCTTACAATATGCTGCTTCTATAGTAAATAGAATTATTAAGAATCAATATATAAAAATACTTGTTGTTGATGATTCTAAAACTTTTCTAAAACAAGCAGAAGATTTTATAAATAGATATAAACTTATTCCATTACTTAGTACAAATGGAGAAGATGCTTTAAAAACTTTAAAAGAAAATAAAGATATTAAAATTGTATTAACAGATTATTTGATGCCTAAAATGGATGGGATAGAACTAACTAAAAGAATTAGAAGTAATTATTCTAAAGATGAACTTTCTATTATAGTTACATCAAATGCCTCAGATAGTAGAATTCCTTCTAAATTTTTAAAATTAGGTGCGAATGATTTTTTATATAAAGGGTTTTCTAAAGAAGAATTTTTTGTTAGAATAAATTCTAATTTAGAGATTATTGAACTTTTTGAAGATATGAAAAATAAAGTAAATAAAGATTATATGACAGGCTTATATAATAGAAGATATTTTTTTGAATTTGGTAAAAAGATATATGAAGATAATAAAAAAGCTAATAAGTCATTAGCTTTATCTATAATTGATATAGACAATTTTAAAAATATTAATGACTCTTATGGACATGATGTAGGTGATGAAGCTATAAAAGAAGTAGCAAAAATTTTAAATAAAAATATAATTTCTAATTCTTTAATTGCAAGATTAGGTGGAGAAGAATTTTGTATTCTTTTTTATAATAGAACAAAAGATGAAATTGAAAAACTTTTAGAAGTTATTAGAAGAAATTTTGAAAATAATTTTATTGAAATTAATGAGCTAAAGATTAATTATACAGTATCAATTGGATGTAGTTTTGAATATGGAAAAAATATTGATGATATGCTACAACTTGCAGATAAAGGATTATATGATGCAAAAAAAAATGGAAGAAATCAAGTGAGATATAGATGA
- a CDS encoding molybdopterin synthase catalytic subunit: protein MENLELFEGKLPVEKITNAWYDKYRNSNYGAIITFVGVVRDENKIDGLSFDIYEPILNSWFNSWEEKAKELNAIVLMAHSRGDVLNHESSYIAAVCSPKRRVALELIDEFVEDFKAQAPIWKYDIIKGDRVYAEDRSTSIKGSGLLA from the coding sequence GTGGAAAATTTAGAACTATTTGAAGGTAAATTACCTGTAGAAAAAATTACAAATGCATGGTATGATAAATACAGAAATTCAAATTATGGTGCAATAATTACATTTGTTGGTGTTGTTCGTGATGAGAATAAAATTGATGGTTTATCATTTGATATTTATGAACCTATATTAAATTCTTGGTTTAATTCTTGGGAAGAAAAAGCAAAAGAGCTTAATGCAATTGTTTTAATGGCTCATAGTCGTGGTGATGTATTAAACCATGAAAGCTCATACATTGCAGCAGTTTGTTCTCCAAAAAGAAGAGTTGCTTTAGAATTAATTGATGAGTTTGTAGAAGATTTTAAAGCTCAAGCTCCTATTTGGAAATATGATATTATTAAAGGTGATAGAGTTTATGCTGAAGATAGAAGTACTTCTATCAAAGGGTCAGGGTTATTAGCATAA
- a CDS encoding MoaD/ThiS family protein yields the protein MVKVEFLGPINKESMNLDISNLSQLSEVLKKDNEVATWLQTCAVAINDTLVSSKDVKLNSGDKISLLPPVCGG from the coding sequence GTGGTTAAAGTTGAATTCCTAGGACCAATTAATAAAGAATCAATGAATCTTGACATTTCTAATCTTTCACAACTAAGTGAAGTATTAAAAAAAGATAATGAAGTGGCAACATGGTTACAAACATGTGCCGTAGCTATAAATGATACTTTAGTTTCGAGTAAAGATGTAAAATTAAACTCTGGAGATAAAATTTCATTATTACCTCCTGTTTGTGGTGGATGA
- a CDS encoding MqnA/MqnD/SBP family protein codes for MVFAKIDFINLLPFHVYIKKHIRSTQTKAIIEYKKSYPSAINKKFKKRKVDSAFISSIASRHEKKLNLGIVAKKDVLSVLLIPGKDEKDFQSDTSNALAKVLNLKGKVIIGDKALKFYHQDKDKKFIDLAEEWNKKYNLPFVFAVLCYSSHKKQLEKITKNFNKNHIKIPTYILNQYSKRTGISNENILEYLQKIDYKIGIKEKRSLKLFLKLTK; via the coding sequence ATGGTTTTCGCAAAAATAGATTTTATCAATTTATTACCCTTTCATGTATATATAAAAAAACATATTAGATCAACTCAAACAAAAGCAATAATTGAATATAAAAAATCATACCCATCTGCTATAAATAAGAAATTTAAAAAAAGAAAAGTTGATTCAGCTTTTATTTCATCAATCGCTTCAAGACATGAAAAAAAATTAAACTTAGGAATTGTTGCAAAAAAAGATGTATTATCAGTATTATTAATTCCAGGAAAAGACGAAAAAGATTTTCAAAGTGACACATCGAATGCACTTGCAAAAGTTTTAAACTTAAAAGGAAAAGTAATAATAGGAGATAAAGCTCTAAAATTTTATCATCAAGATAAAGATAAAAAATTTATTGACTTAGCAGAAGAATGGAATAAAAAATACAATTTACCATTTGTTTTTGCAGTTTTGTGTTATTCCTCACATAAAAAACAACTTGAAAAAATAACAAAAAACTTTAATAAAAACCATATAAAAATTCCAACATATATATTAAATCAATATTCTAAAAGAACAGGTATTTCAAATGAAAACATTTTAGAGTATTTGCAAAAAATTGATTATAAAATTGGAATAAAAGAAAAAAGAAGTTTAAAACTTTTTTTAAAACTAACAAAATAA
- a CDS encoding undecaprenyl-diphosphate phosphatase encodes MTIFDTIILGIIEGITEFLPISSTGHLIVASEFLGIEQTNINKAFEVIIQFAAILAVVLNYPSKFTFKHVDLWTKVMIAFLPIAIIGFIFSKQVKAMFSIEIVAYMFIVGGIIFLIVEKFYKENETHTLDVEDVTYKQAAWIGFAQIFALIPGTSRAGSSIIGAMLVGLNRKASAEFSFLLAFPVMCATTAYDLLKHYKELFTDANIMNLAVGFVVSFLVAFVAIKLFLKFLENFTFVAFGIYRILFGVLLLVILNYNITY; translated from the coding sequence ATGACAATATTTGATACTATAATCTTAGGAATAATTGAAGGAATTACAGAATTTCTTCCAATTTCTTCAACAGGACACTTAATAGTAGCAAGTGAATTTTTAGGAATTGAGCAAACAAATATTAATAAAGCTTTTGAAGTAATTATTCAATTTGCAGCAATTCTAGCAGTAGTATTAAATTATCCATCAAAATTTACTTTTAAACACGTAGATTTGTGGACAAAAGTTATGATTGCATTTTTACCAATAGCTATAATTGGATTTATATTTTCAAAGCAAGTAAAAGCTATGTTCTCAATTGAAATAGTTGCATATATGTTTATAGTTGGGGGTATTATCTTTTTAATTGTAGAAAAATTCTACAAAGAAAATGAAACTCATACTTTAGATGTTGAAGATGTTACATATAAACAAGCTGCATGGATTGGGTTTGCTCAAATATTTGCATTAATTCCAGGAACTTCAAGAGCAGGTTCTAGTATTATTGGAGCTATGTTAGTGGGATTAAATAGAAAAGCAAGTGCTGAGTTTTCTTTTCTTTTAGCTTTTCCTGTTATGTGTGCTACAACTGCTTATGATTTATTAAAGCATTATAAAGAACTATTTACAGATGCAAATATAATGAACTTAGCAGTTGGTTTTGTTGTCTCTTTTCTTGTTGCATTTGTTGCAATAAAACTGTTTTTAAAATTTTTAGAAAATTTTACTTTTGTAGCTTTTGGTATCTATAGAATTTTATTTGGTGTTTTATTACTTGTTATTTTGAACTATAATATTACATATTAA